The genomic interval tacaatagaaaaattagaagtgaGAATCCTAAGTAGagaaaaatatggggaaaaaaaggaatagataGAGAACAAGTATTCATTCAATAGAAGAACTTCTTgagctaaagaaaaaacaatgagtaTTCAGATAGAAAAGGCTTACTGACTTACaggcaggatttttaaaaagacaaatggaaatatataaaaaaattggaaaattctatTGGGTACTCTGTTActtagtagttctttttttttaaagtttttttttttagttcccaggttggatccaattttattttcctttatcttaaaGTAATGGCGGCTTTAAACTCTAGGCAGCTAAAGAAATTGtatcatgttaaaatatatagTGGATTTTTCTCCATAATGAACACCACCATAAGTATGTAAAATTCCAACTTGTTCCATCTGGCTACATGAACtacaaaaatcatttctaagGAAGTTGATGGAGATAGTTCTGTGAAGCCATATCAGATTCCTAACATCTAAATATTCAACCTACGGGAAAGGTGGACTTTGTTTCAACTTATATATTATTTGCTTCCTTCCAATTAAGAATCACTATATTTGAGATTGTAGTGTTTTACACCTTTTTGTATAGAGCTGAAAAATGACCACCAAGATGCCAGAAAATATGGGTCCTACAAGGCTTGCAAACCTCAGAATGGTTTTCAACAATTAAATACCTTTCAGTTGTTCCACCACATTATTTAGGTATTTTATGAGCTCAGGATCAGTTGTTACAAGCAAGGTGAGTCCATATTTCTGCACTCTAGTAAAGGCTTCAGATGGATATATGCCACACTGATATAAAATGCTG from Ailuropoda melanoleuca isolate Jingjing unplaced genomic scaffold, ASM200744v2 unplaced-scaffold3135, whole genome shotgun sequence carries:
- the LOC117798414 gene encoding mitotic spindle assembly checkpoint protein MAD2A-like, with translation MALQLSREQGITPRGSAEIVAEFFSFGINSILYQCGIYPSEAFTRVQKYGLTLLVTTDPELIKYLNNVVEQLKGI